The Pseudodesulfovibrio sp. zrk46 genome contains a region encoding:
- a CDS encoding glycosyltransferase family 2 protein has protein sequence MTNKDKFSVVLPVYNEQDNLKILFGELKRAAETTGRPWEAVFVDDCSTDRSLDIIRELAKEHDEVRYVAFAENRGQSAAFCAGFDAADSDIVVTIDSDLQNDPADIPKMLDMFGNECEMVIGWRAKRKDTFVKRISSKLANAIRDAIVDDGVHDTGCSLKIMRRELLLKLPRFKNMHRYFPILMKLQGARIKEVKVNHRERNAGVSKYGTLDRALAGIYDLIGVGWIIKRHINYSVKEKK, from the coding sequence ATGACTAATAAAGATAAATTCAGCGTTGTGCTGCCGGTCTACAACGAGCAGGACAACCTCAAGATATTGTTTGGCGAACTCAAGCGAGCAGCCGAAACCACTGGCCGGCCGTGGGAGGCCGTATTCGTGGATGATTGCAGCACTGATCGCAGTCTGGACATCATTCGCGAGTTGGCAAAGGAGCATGACGAGGTCCGCTACGTCGCCTTTGCCGAGAACCGTGGTCAGTCCGCTGCATTCTGCGCAGGTTTCGACGCCGCTGACAGCGACATCGTTGTGACCATAGACTCCGATCTCCAGAATGATCCGGCCGATATCCCCAAGATGCTCGACATGTTCGGCAACGAGTGTGAAATGGTCATAGGTTGGCGTGCCAAACGCAAAGATACCTTTGTTAAGCGTATTTCCTCCAAGTTGGCCAACGCCATTCGCGATGCTATTGTAGACGACGGCGTGCACGACACCGGCTGTTCCCTTAAGATTATGCGCCGCGAACTGCTGCTTAAGTTGCCGCGCTTCAAGAATATGCACCGCTACTTCCCGATCCTGATGAAGTTGCAGGGTGCGCGTATCAAGGAAGTGAAGGTCAATCACCGCGAGCGCAACGCCGGCGTTTCCAAGTACGGTACCTTGGACCGCGCTCTGGCTGGCATCTACGACCTGATTGGGGTGGGCTGGATCATCAAGCGCCACATCAATTATTCGGTGAAAGAGAAAAAGTAA
- a CDS encoding diguanylate cyclase, with the protein MKVEKQKVLIVDDSQTNLALLDHMLSQEGCEIIQAKSGGEAVNLVKENDFAVILLDIQMPGMNGYEAATRIKKMDKGRHVPIIYITAIFQDEDNVRQGYETGAVDYLFRPVDVDALKSKVRVFLELHKQKQLLEEEIEQRTQSQKQLTQAEEKYRSIFERAVEGLFQSTNSGQFKEVNPALVEIFGYESAEEMIGVPGIRSTIMFDEDERTRYLTALNRDGFVTNFEFRARKKNGDIIWCSESSRTVLPEEEGGEMLIEGVVEDISARKLEELELKHLATVDSLTGVPNRHLFFDRLENALAKAKRYKERLAVLFVDLNEFKMVNDTYGHPIGDQLLCEVASRLQERIRESDTMARLGGDEFGILLPHVEDDEGAIHVAKTLLEALAEPFTIESELVRVGATVGISFYPKDGKDCVSLISRADAAMYGAKRMEGRNYCTFQECGAPR; encoded by the coding sequence ATGAAAGTGGAGAAGCAAAAAGTTCTCATAGTCGATGATTCCCAGACGAATCTTGCCTTGCTTGATCATATGCTGTCTCAGGAAGGATGTGAGATCATCCAGGCCAAGAGCGGTGGAGAGGCTGTTAATCTGGTCAAAGAGAATGACTTCGCAGTGATTCTGCTGGACATCCAGATGCCCGGTATGAACGGCTACGAGGCTGCCACGCGCATCAAGAAGATGGATAAAGGCCGTCACGTTCCCATTATCTACATTACTGCAATCTTTCAGGATGAAGACAATGTGCGACAGGGATATGAGACCGGCGCCGTTGATTATCTTTTCCGCCCCGTGGACGTGGACGCACTGAAAAGTAAGGTCCGGGTATTTTTGGAGCTTCATAAGCAAAAGCAGCTGCTGGAAGAAGAGATCGAGCAGCGTACGCAGTCGCAAAAGCAACTGACACAGGCCGAAGAGAAGTACCGGTCCATTTTTGAACGTGCAGTCGAAGGGCTCTTTCAGTCCACCAATTCAGGTCAATTCAAGGAAGTGAACCCGGCGCTTGTAGAGATTTTCGGTTATGAGTCTGCCGAAGAAATGATTGGTGTGCCGGGTATACGCTCAACCATCATGTTTGATGAAGACGAGCGCACCCGCTATCTGACAGCATTGAACCGTGATGGGTTTGTAACGAATTTTGAGTTTAGGGCACGTAAGAAAAACGGGGATATCATTTGGTGTTCCGAGAGCTCCCGAACTGTTTTGCCTGAGGAAGAGGGCGGCGAAATGCTCATTGAGGGCGTCGTCGAGGATATCTCGGCGCGCAAACTCGAGGAGTTGGAACTCAAACATCTCGCCACAGTGGACAGCCTTACGGGCGTACCCAACCGTCATTTGTTCTTCGACCGGCTGGAGAATGCACTGGCAAAGGCCAAACGCTATAAAGAGCGGTTGGCTGTACTTTTCGTGGATCTCAACGAGTTCAAGATGGTTAACGACACCTATGGTCATCCCATCGGCGACCAGTTGCTGTGTGAGGTCGCCAGCCGACTGCAGGAGCGTATTCGCGAGTCAGATACCATGGCCCGCCTTGGTGGTGATGAGTTCGGTATCCTGTTGCCTCATGTTGAGGACGATGAGGGGGCCATTCACGTGGCCAAGACCTTGCTGGAGGCTTTGGCAGAACCGTTCACTATAGAAAGTGAATTGGTCCGTGTTGGCGCCACCGTAGGTATCAGTTTCTATCCCAAAGATGGTAAGGACTGCGTTTCGCTCATTAGTCGTGCTGACGCTGCCATGTATGGAGCCAAGAGAATGGAAGGAAGAAACTATTGCACCTTCCAGGAGTGTGGCGCTCCCAGATAA
- a CDS encoding glycosyltransferase family 4 protein, with product MDVSYKEVPTGWYERYCFFSRLPHVDMFVVHRELLSQYELNGLRRICKKLVYDFSDAVWTLPEREKTVGSSIRQAKLARRFERICRQADICVVDNHIQAERVREFQENVVIVPTPVDTTRYAPGNGGKIGGTPLVGWLGTPGDEANLATPMQHLANHGGDIQFSVVSGMPYEGPGSEFMFWSAWGESNEPYQFQAMEVGVLPLADDEFANASSVVDALRYMASGVAVVASDIGPNREIIDHGIDGFLVRDEDEWASQVMRLVQDTDLRQGMVDAARRKAVEKYDLRVITDQYWRSVDV from the coding sequence ATGGATGTATCCTATAAGGAAGTACCCACAGGGTGGTATGAACGGTACTGTTTTTTCAGTCGTCTGCCCCATGTGGATATGTTCGTTGTTCATCGTGAATTACTGTCCCAATATGAACTGAATGGGTTGCGTCGCATCTGCAAGAAGTTGGTCTATGACTTTTCCGATGCAGTCTGGACCTTGCCTGAGCGTGAGAAGACTGTTGGCTCCAGCATTCGCCAGGCCAAACTCGCCCGGCGTTTCGAGCGAATTTGCCGTCAGGCTGATATCTGTGTTGTGGATAATCATATTCAGGCAGAGCGAGTTCGTGAGTTCCAGGAGAACGTTGTCATTGTTCCCACGCCTGTAGATACGACACGCTATGCGCCCGGCAACGGCGGGAAGATTGGTGGGACGCCTTTGGTTGGCTGGCTGGGAACCCCCGGTGATGAAGCTAATCTGGCCACTCCCATGCAGCACCTCGCTAATCACGGAGGAGATATCCAGTTCTCCGTGGTTTCCGGCATGCCGTATGAGGGGCCTGGAAGCGAGTTCATGTTTTGGTCTGCCTGGGGCGAGTCCAATGAGCCTTATCAGTTCCAGGCCATGGAAGTGGGGGTATTGCCTTTGGCCGATGACGAGTTCGCCAACGCAAGTTCTGTCGTCGATGCCCTTCGGTATATGGCAAGCGGCGTTGCCGTCGTGGCATCGGATATCGGTCCCAACCGTGAGATCATTGATCACGGCATTGATGGCTTTCTCGTACGTGACGAGGATGAGTGGGCTTCACAGGTTATGCGCTTGGTGCAGGATACAGATCTGCGTCAGGGCATGGTGGATGCCGCCCGCCGCAAGGCGGTGGAGAAGTATGACTTGCGGGTGATCACTGATCAGTATTGGCGTTCAGTCGATGTCTGA
- a CDS encoding glycosyltransferase family 4 protein, translating into MPMSNSEKKARIAVTMPRFSRYGGAESFAWRLSEALAARGHDVDFICGRCETEPPAGVNPVVVGRFGGTRLIKTLWFALMCDRMQRRGNYDFVFGMANTMNQDILRIGGGPISVFWQLSKQAWPEGFARSFKMFRRRLAPVNWLIHWLDDVRMKRTPRIVAVSHFVRDLIVRAHPHLKTDDIEVVYNRPDLSRFSPPSDEERQALRESANIGPDEVVIGTAATNFALKGVRHLIATLARLPENYVLHVAGGRKPDKYLRQARELGVEHRVRFLGKVEDMPSFYRRTDIFILATFYDACSNAVLEALACGCRVTSSALNGSTFFLPEDRVFPDPSDVPHMADMLLRLAQEPRPEPFAWPDDMAIGIEPYIAMIEKSILK; encoded by the coding sequence ATGCCTATGTCGAATTCCGAGAAAAAAGCACGTATTGCCGTGACCATGCCCCGGTTCAGTCGGTACGGTGGGGCCGAGTCGTTCGCATGGCGACTCTCCGAGGCGCTGGCGGCTCGCGGTCATGACGTGGACTTTATTTGTGGTCGTTGCGAGACCGAACCGCCTGCCGGGGTCAATCCGGTGGTGGTTGGTCGTTTCGGCGGTACGCGACTTATCAAGACCTTATGGTTTGCTCTGATGTGTGACCGTATGCAGCGGCGCGGCAACTACGATTTCGTTTTCGGCATGGCAAACACCATGAATCAGGACATCCTGCGCATCGGTGGTGGACCAATTTCGGTGTTCTGGCAGCTTTCCAAGCAGGCCTGGCCCGAAGGCTTTGCTCGTTCGTTCAAAATGTTTCGACGCAGACTGGCCCCGGTCAACTGGCTCATTCACTGGCTCGACGATGTGCGTATGAAACGCACCCCGCGTATCGTGGCCGTATCTCACTTCGTGCGCGATCTCATTGTTCGTGCGCATCCGCATCTGAAGACGGATGATATCGAGGTCGTGTACAATCGGCCTGACCTGAGTCGTTTTTCACCGCCTTCCGATGAGGAACGACAGGCTTTGCGTGAGTCGGCCAATATCGGACCGGACGAGGTGGTCATCGGCACGGCTGCCACCAACTTTGCCCTCAAAGGGGTCCGTCACCTGATCGCGACTCTGGCAAGACTGCCTGAAAATTATGTGTTGCATGTGGCTGGCGGGCGTAAGCCGGACAAGTATTTGCGACAAGCGCGTGAGCTTGGTGTCGAGCACCGGGTACGTTTTCTCGGTAAAGTGGAAGATATGCCTTCCTTTTATCGCCGTACCGATATATTTATCTTGGCGACGTTTTATGATGCCTGCTCCAATGCGGTGCTTGAAGCGCTGGCCTGTGGTTGCCGGGTTACTTCAAGTGCACTCAACGGCAGCACGTTCTTTTTACCCGAAGATCGGGTGTTTCCGGATCCTTCGGATGTTCCGCACATGGCGGATATGCTCCTGCGTTTGGCGCAGGAGCCGAGGCCTGAACCCTTTGCCTGGCCTGATGATATGGCAATTGGGATTGAGCCTTACATTGCAATGATTGAAAAATCGATTTTGAAGTAG
- a CDS encoding phosphatase PAP2 family protein — protein MFFQTPALDLKLFLLINQQWRCGLFDFIMPIISEPLALLFIIVPGLAYALFKGGKRQLAFFAVLIVGMAISDFTGNFIKDSVGRVRPLNAIAETYLQEDGEWTQRPADYVQTKEKGTSFTSNHSSNTMCLAVLAMLIWPALKRWPLLLPLLVGYSRIYLGKHYPTDVLGGWLYGAVVALAVWTIWEYAVRPRLPEKSSLRR, from the coding sequence ATGTTTTTTCAGACCCCAGCCCTCGATCTCAAGCTGTTCCTGCTCATCAACCAGCAGTGGCGTTGTGGCCTGTTCGATTTCATCATGCCGATCATCTCCGAACCGCTGGCCCTTCTGTTCATTATCGTGCCCGGCCTCGCATACGCGCTTTTCAAGGGGGGCAAACGCCAACTCGCGTTCTTCGCCGTACTCATCGTGGGCATGGCAATATCCGACTTCACCGGCAACTTCATCAAGGACAGCGTAGGTCGGGTACGGCCGCTCAACGCTATCGCCGAGACCTATCTGCAGGAAGACGGAGAGTGGACCCAGCGCCCGGCGGACTATGTTCAGACCAAAGAAAAAGGCACGTCTTTCACGTCCAACCACTCGTCCAACACCATGTGCCTGGCCGTGCTTGCCATGTTGATCTGGCCTGCGCTGAAACGTTGGCCGCTGCTGCTGCCGCTGCTGGTAGGATATTCTCGAATCTATCTGGGAAAGCACTACCCCACCGATGTGCTCGGCGGTTGGCTCTATGGAGCTGTGGTGGCGCTGGCAGTATGGACGATCTGGGAATATGCAGTCCGGCCCCGCCTGCCAGAGAAATCTAGTCTTCGTCGCTGA
- a CDS encoding 2-phosphosulfolactate phosphatase, with protein sequence MIVNVLECLEGARRARGLVVVIDVFRAFSVACYAVENGVTDYLAVGEVEQARKLAAENGGVLIGERDCIKVDGFDHGNSPTEIENVDFTGKPMVHTTSAGTQGLVGATQAEEIITGSFVNAQAIVEYIRQKNPEMVTLVAMGTGGTMRAQEDMMCAMYIKNELEDYPNSFETLKKFLAGVDSAEKFFDESKDFAPERDFELCLDLDRFDFVLKATPREDGAVRLEKVTVLTA encoded by the coding sequence GTGATCGTTAATGTTCTCGAATGTCTGGAAGGCGCCCGCCGTGCACGCGGGCTGGTCGTTGTCATTGACGTGTTCCGTGCTTTTTCCGTGGCGTGCTATGCTGTGGAAAACGGCGTCACCGACTATCTTGCCGTGGGCGAGGTGGAGCAGGCCAGGAAATTGGCTGCGGAGAATGGCGGTGTTCTCATCGGCGAGCGTGACTGCATCAAGGTAGACGGTTTTGATCACGGTAATTCTCCTACAGAAATTGAGAATGTTGATTTTACCGGTAAGCCCATGGTGCATACCACCAGCGCGGGAACGCAAGGGCTGGTAGGAGCGACACAGGCCGAGGAGATCATCACCGGTTCTTTCGTTAATGCTCAGGCCATCGTGGAATATATCCGCCAGAAAAATCCTGAAATGGTTACGCTGGTGGCCATGGGAACTGGTGGAACCATGCGTGCTCAGGAAGACATGATGTGCGCCATGTACATTAAGAACGAGCTGGAAGATTATCCCAATTCTTTTGAAACGCTGAAGAAATTTCTTGCAGGTGTGGACAGCGCAGAGAAGTTTTTTGATGAGTCCAAGGATTTCGCCCCGGAACGTGATTTCGAACTTTGCCTCGATCTGGATCGGTTTGATTTCGTACTCAAGGCAACCCCCCGGGAAGACGGAGCAGTCCGTTTGGAAAAAGTTACTGTCCTGACCGCATAA
- a CDS encoding VTT domain-containing protein produces MNKTTSAENKIGMKAVIKGLVLVAGLGVSVYAVKALGLGDMLADTKWFNDHILGRGVTAYFIFLAVGAAFTALGLPRQMIGFLGGFAFGVAGGTIMSTIASGLGCALATSYARWGGRDFVARNLGHRINRLDGFLRHKPFRTSLAIRFFPVGSNVLTNLAAGVSAIPLMPFILGSTLGYVPQNVIFALFGAGMQKESTMGVALSVGMGAVLLAVSIWIGLAVFRSYRKEAREAGFVISDED; encoded by the coding sequence ATGAATAAGACTACGAGTGCAGAGAATAAGATAGGCATGAAGGCCGTGATCAAGGGGCTGGTCCTGGTGGCAGGCCTCGGTGTCTCGGTGTATGCCGTCAAGGCCTTGGGTCTGGGCGACATGCTGGCCGATACCAAGTGGTTCAACGACCACATTCTCGGACGCGGCGTGACCGCGTACTTTATTTTTCTGGCCGTGGGCGCGGCTTTTACTGCTCTTGGGCTGCCGCGACAGATGATTGGTTTTCTTGGTGGTTTTGCTTTTGGTGTGGCGGGTGGCACCATCATGTCCACCATTGCTTCCGGGCTTGGGTGCGCTTTGGCCACCAGCTACGCCCGTTGGGGCGGCCGTGATTTTGTGGCCCGAAATCTTGGTCACCGTATCAATCGGCTGGACGGTTTTCTCCGTCACAAACCCTTCCGTACTTCCCTCGCCATTCGTTTCTTCCCTGTTGGCAGCAACGTGCTGACCAACCTCGCCGCTGGTGTCAGCGCCATCCCCCTGATGCCGTTCATCCTTGGCTCCACCCTTGGCTACGTACCGCAGAATGTCATTTTTGCGCTGTTCGGCGCAGGCATGCAGAAAGAGTCCACCATGGGCGTGGCCCTGTCAGTGGGAATGGGTGCGGTCTTGCTGGCGGTCTCCATCTGGATCGGATTGGCCGTGTTCCGCAGTTATCGCAAGGAAGCCCGGGAAGCCGGGTTCGTCATCAGCGACGAAGACTAG
- a CDS encoding UDP-glucuronic acid decarboxylase family protein, whose amino-acid sequence MKKKRVLITGGSGFLGSHICERLLDEGNEVICVDNFFTGSKENILHLMDNPFFEIIRHDVTFPLYIEVDEIYNLACPASPIHYQFDPVQTTKTSVHGAINMLGLAKRIKAKIFQASTSEVYGDPEIHPQPESYWGNVNPIGIRSCYDEGKRCAETLFFDYNRQHNLRIKVGRIFNTYGPRMAMDDGRVVSNFVVQALRGEDITVYGKGDQTRSFCYVDDLVDGIIRLMEDTPDDFTGPMNLGNPDEFTILELAKTVLDLVNSKSKLVFRDLPSDDPMQRKPDISLAKKTTGWEPSIPLRDGLIKTVEYFDSYLKSQ is encoded by the coding sequence ATGAAGAAAAAACGCGTTCTCATCACTGGCGGCTCCGGCTTTCTCGGCTCCCATATCTGCGAGCGTCTCCTTGACGAAGGCAATGAAGTCATCTGCGTGGACAACTTTTTTACCGGAAGCAAGGAAAACATCCTTCACCTGATGGATAATCCCTTCTTCGAGATCATCCGCCACGATGTAACGTTCCCGCTGTATATCGAAGTAGACGAGATCTATAATCTCGCCTGCCCTGCATCGCCCATTCACTATCAGTTTGATCCGGTGCAGACCACCAAGACCAGCGTGCACGGCGCCATCAACATGCTCGGTCTGGCCAAACGCATCAAGGCCAAGATTTTCCAGGCCTCCACCAGCGAGGTTTACGGCGACCCGGAAATCCACCCCCAGCCCGAGAGTTACTGGGGCAACGTCAATCCTATCGGGATTCGCTCCTGCTATGATGAAGGCAAGCGCTGCGCCGAGACCCTTTTCTTCGACTACAACCGTCAACACAACCTGCGCATCAAGGTGGGCCGTATCTTCAATACATACGGTCCCCGCATGGCCATGGACGACGGCCGCGTTGTCTCCAACTTCGTGGTTCAGGCTCTGCGCGGTGAAGACATCACCGTCTACGGCAAGGGCGACCAGACCCGCAGCTTCTGCTATGTGGACGACCTTGTGGACGGCATTATCCGATTGATGGAAGACACTCCAGATGACTTCACCGGTCCCATGAACCTGGGCAACCCTGATGAATTCACTATTCTCGAACTCGCCAAGACGGTTCTTGATCTGGTTAATTCCAAATCCAAGCTTGTATTTCGCGACCTGCCTTCCGACGATCCCATGCAACGGAAACCGGATATTTCTCTCGCCAAGAAGACCACAGGCTGGGAACCCAGCATTCCGCTACGAGATGGGTTGATCAAAACCGTCGAGTACTTCGACAGCTATCTGAAGTCACAATAA
- a CDS encoding ABC transporter substrate binding protein, whose amino-acid sequence MDKLIVFIMCLVFLTGAQTQSWASQRTVLIVYSYNEELAWTQQCDRGIRQALSNDVTIERLYMDTKRLPQHEFADRAKAIMKGFHRLQPDLVMLSDDNALRLLGPEIAASGTPVVYFGINGNPRDYFIDLPANVVGIIERIPVFHWARVIFEIVPDADSLVVLMDDSPTADAIIKSAFNRRTKVQLGEKEVDLLKVRYFEDWKRFIQETEHGAILMPVYHTLKDAAGTHIPFEKVIKWTSANSRVPVFASQDYAVGDEGVVGSHTVLGEEHGRLAGIMAKKILEGVSALQLSVADDQSGAYYFNRNQLERFGLVLPESMKGLEIIMN is encoded by the coding sequence GTGGATAAACTGATTGTTTTCATAATGTGTCTGGTGTTCCTTACAGGAGCACAGACTCAATCGTGGGCTTCTCAGAGAACCGTCTTGATTGTGTATAGTTACAATGAAGAGTTGGCGTGGACTCAGCAATGTGATCGCGGGATACGACAGGCTCTATCCAATGATGTGACCATAGAGCGCCTGTATATGGACACAAAGAGACTGCCTCAACATGAGTTCGCTGACCGTGCAAAGGCAATAATGAAGGGGTTTCATCGGTTGCAACCCGACTTGGTGATGCTCAGCGATGATAACGCGCTACGTTTGCTGGGGCCTGAGATCGCTGCCTCCGGCACCCCTGTTGTGTACTTCGGTATAAATGGGAACCCTCGAGATTATTTTATTGATCTACCGGCGAACGTGGTGGGCATTATCGAGAGAATTCCTGTGTTTCATTGGGCTCGAGTGATCTTTGAGATCGTACCAGACGCAGACTCTCTGGTCGTGTTGATGGATGACAGCCCCACGGCGGATGCTATCATCAAGTCGGCATTCAACCGGCGGACAAAGGTGCAACTTGGTGAAAAGGAAGTCGATCTACTGAAGGTACGATACTTTGAGGATTGGAAGCGTTTTATTCAGGAGACCGAACATGGCGCCATTTTGATGCCTGTCTACCATACTCTGAAAGATGCCGCCGGAACACACATACCTTTTGAGAAAGTCATAAAATGGACTTCTGCTAACAGCCGTGTCCCGGTCTTTGCTTCACAAGACTACGCAGTAGGTGACGAGGGAGTCGTCGGCTCGCATACTGTTCTCGGTGAAGAACATGGGCGATTGGCTGGGATTATGGCTAAAAAAATCCTTGAGGGAGTGTCCGCCTTGCAGTTGTCGGTGGCGGATGACCAGAGTGGAGCGTATTATTTCAATCGCAACCAGTTGGAGCGCTTTGGGCTCGTTTTGCCTGAATCCATGAAGGGTTTGGAGATCATTATGAACTAG